From the Mycobacterium sp. 155 genome, the window CTGTCGACGTAGGCCTTCACCGCCGGCGCCTGTACCCGGGAGCTACGTTCGATGATCGCCGAGAGCACCTTCGCGGCGGCACGGGGATCCTCGTCCTCGCCTTCACGGACTGCCGGCAACTGTTTCTTGGTGGACCGAGCGCTCACTTCGGGGCCTCCCCACGTGCGGGCCGACAAACATCGGCTGACTGTCCAGGCTAACGCTTACGCAACGAGTGGCGTCGGTGCCGGGTTTCCGGCAGTGACAGCGGTCACGGTTGCTGAGCAGGGGGACCCGCCCGGCGGAATAAAAAATTGGAATGCATAGCTGACCTGCTTCATGGCATCATCGCCCCACGTGGACGAGACGACAGCCAGCCAGTTCGATCACTCCTCGCGTCCGCCCGGCCGCACGCGGATGATTCTGGTGCTCGGCGCTCTCGTTGCCCTCGGTCCGCTCACCATCGACATGTATCTGCCGGCGCTGCCGAAGATCGCCGACGAGCTCACGGTGTCGTCTTCGGTCGCACAACTCACGCTCACGGGGACGCTGGCCGGACTGGCTCTGGGCCAGCTCATCGTCGGCCCGCTGTCGGATTCGCTGGGCCGTCGGCGTCCGTTGATGGCGGGCATCGTGCTGCACATGGCGGCGTCGCTGCTCTGTGTCGTCGCCCCTAACGTCACGACCCTCGGCTTGGCGCGAAGCCTGCAGGGCATGGGTGCTGCGGCCGCGTCGGTGGTGGCCGTCGCCGTCGTCGGTGACCTGTACACGGGTTCGGCCGCTGCCACTGTGATGTCCCGGCTCATGCTGGTGCTCGGTGTGGCACCGGTACTTGCGCCGTCGCTCGGTGCGGCGGTGCTGTTGAAGGGTTCGTGGCACTGGGTGTTCGTCGCTCTGGTGGTGCTGGCGGGTGCCCTGTTGCTGATGGCTGCGCTGGCGCTGCCCGAGACCCTGCCGGCCGCGCATCGGCGGCCGTTGCACGTCCGCAGCATCCTCGGCACCTATGCCGAACTGTTGCGGGACTCCCGATTCGTCATCCTGGTGCTTGTTGCGGCCCTCGGCATGTCCGGTTTGTTCGCCTACATCTCGGCCGCGCCGTTCGTGCTACAAGGGCGTTACGGCCTGGATCAGCAAGCGTTTGCGCTGGTGTTCGCCGCGGGTGCGGTGGCGCTCATCGGGTCGACGCAGTTCAACGTGGTGCTGCTGCGGCGGTTCACCCCTGTGGCGATCACCGTGAGCGCGTTGAGCGCGGCGTCGGTGGCCGGGTTGTTGTTCATCGGGCTCGCGGTGGGACAGATCGGTGGCCTGGCCGGCTTCCTGCTGCCGGTGCTGGCCATCCTGGCAGCGATGGGATTGGTGATCCCGAACGCCCCCGCGGTCGCGTTGTCGCGGCATCCGGACGCCGCCGGGACTGCCGCGGCGCTGCTGGGCGCGGCCCAATTCGGACTCGGCGCTGCGGTCGCGCCGGTGGTCGGTGCGCTCGGCAACGGTGCGCTGGCACTGTCGGTGGTGATGACCGCGGGCGTGGTGATCGCTCTGTCGGCGCTGCTGCTGGTCGGTGCGCGGCGGGAGGACACGGCAGTCGGGATCGTCCCGGCGGCCGTCGTCGAACCGGCTTGACCGATGCCCCCGCCAGCCCGACTTGTCGGGAGGGTGGTGGGTCCGTAGCGTCGGCTGGGGCATCACCACCTGCTGAGCCGATTGCCCTCACTTACTGATCACATGTTCGAGACATTGAACGCCCGCTTCACGGGCCACCCTGCCAGCCACAACCCGTGGAACGCGTTGTGGGCGATGATGGTTGGCTTCTTCATGATCTTGCTCGACGCCACCATCGTGGCCGTCGCCAACCCGACCATCATGCAGCGCCTAGGGGCCGACTACGACGGCGTGATTTGGGTCACCAGCGCCTACCTGCTGGCCTATGCCGTGCCGCTGCTGGTGTCCGGTCGTCTCGGCGACGTGTACGGACCGAAGAACCTCTACCTTGCCGGGCTGGCGGTTTTCACCGTGGCGTCGCTGTGGTGCGGGCTGGCCGGCAGCATCGGGATGCTGATTGCCGCGCGGGTCGTGCAGGGCATCGGTGCAGCTTTGCTGACACCCCAGACCCTCTCGACCATCACCCGGATCTTCCCGCCGGAGCGGCGCGGTGTGGCGATGAGTGTGTGGGGTGCGACGGCCGGCGTGGCCACGTTGGTCGGTCCGCTGGCGGGCGGCATCCTGGTCGGCGGGCTGGGCTGGCAGTGGATCTTCTTCGTGAACGTGCCGATCGGGATCATCGGATTCGGTCTGGCGGTCTGGCTGGTGCCGGTGTTGCCGACCACCCCGCACCGGTTCGATCTGCTCGGCGTTGCGTTGTCCGGCATCGGCATGTTCCTCGTCGTGTTCGCCCTGCAGGAGGGACATTCCCACCACTGGGCGCCCTGGGTGTGGGGCACGCTGGCCGCCGGCGTCGTAGTGATGGCCGGCTTCGTTTACTGGCAGTGGGTCAACACCGCCGAACCGCTGATCCCGTTGCACATCTTCACCGATCGGGATTTCAGCCTGGCCAATGTCGGGGTTGCGACCATCGGATTCGCCGTGACGGCGATGATCTTGCCGCTGATGTTCTATGCGCAGTCGGTGTGTGGGCTGTCTCCGACCGAGTCAGCGCTGCTGACCGCCCCGACGGCAATCGCCAGCGGATCCCTGGCCCCGCTGGTGGGCCGCATCGTCGACCGCTCGCACCCGCGGCCGGTGGTCGGTTTCGGCTTTGCCGCCATGGCGATCGGCCTGACTTGGCTGTCGATCGAGATGACTCCGACCACGCCGATCTGGCGGCTGGTGTTGCCGCAGGTGTTGATGGGCGTGGGGATGGCATTCATCTGGTCGCCGCTGGCCGCCACCGCGACCCGCGACCTGTCGCCGCGCCTGGCCGGCGCCGGCTCGGGTGTGTACAACGCCACCCGGCAGGTGGGGTCGGTCCTGGGCAGCGCCGGCATCGCGGCCTTCATGACATGGGAGATCGCGCGGCAAATGCCGGGGCCCGCCCCGGTGGTGCCGCGGGCCGAGACGGCCGCGACGGTCCTGCCGGGATTCCTGCACGAGCCGTTCGCCACGGCGATGGCGCAGTCCATGCTGCTGCCGGCCTTCGTCGCGCTCTTCGGCGTGGTTGCGGCGTTGTTCCTGCGCGGCTCCGGCGAGGTTGCCGGCGCGGCCGACGACTATGCCGAAGACGATGCCGACACCGACGACGGCGGTGACGAGCCGACCGACGTACTGCGCGTGGTGGGCCCGGCCAACCACTACCTGCCCGGGTATCCCGACGACGACGAGTACATCGAGTACACCGTGGCGTGGGAAGAGCCCGCGCCGGATCCGGTGACAGAGCCGCTGCCTGTGCCAGTTGTCCGTCCGGTCGATCCGCTGACGTCCTCGGTACCGCCCGCTGCCGTCCCCGAGGCCGACGATCCGTGGCAGGCAATTCTCGATCAGCTCATGGCCGATATGCCGGCGAATTCGTCTGATGAGCTGATCGGTCACGCGCACAACGGGTTTCATGTCGATTCCGGGCAGCATTTCCGGCGGATGGAACCGCCGGGCGGGGCACACCGGCGGGTCAACGGCAATGACTATGGCGGAGACCCCGACGACAACCGGTCCTACGGCCGGCATTCGCGCCCGGGGGATTAGCGCTCGCCGAGCGCCAGGAACGCGCCCAGCTCGACGATGCCTGCCGGGGTGGCCGGCAGATAGTCGGTGAGCGCCGCGGAACGCACGATCACAGCGGTGTACTTGGCCCGGCTCACTGCTACGTTGAGTCGATTGCGGTTGAGCAGGAACGAGATTCCGCGGGGAACGTCATCGATCGACGACGCGACCATGGAGATGAACACCACCGGTGCCTGCTGGCCCTGGAACTTGTCCACCGTGCCGGCCCGCACCTCGGTCAGCCCGGCGGCATCCAGCTGCCGGCGCAGCATCACCACCTGGGCGTTGTACGGCGTCACGACCAGCACCTGCTCTTGCGTCAACGGACCGCTGCCGTTCTCGTCGGTCCATGTCGAGCCGAGCAGCCGGCCGACCTCGGTGACGATGGCACCGGCCTCTTCCGGGCTGTCGGTGGCGTTGCCGTCGTGCTCAATGGTCAGCAGCCGCACTCCGGGCTCGCAGCCGTCGAGCCGGCGGGCCCCGGTCATCGTGTCCACCGAATACAGCCGACCGGCGTAGGACAACCGCGACACGGCTGCACACACCGTGGGATGCATGCGATACGAGCGGTCCAGGAAATAGCCCAGTTCGGTGGGCAGGGTGTGGTGATCGCCCACCAGCCAGCCCAACGCCGAGGTATCGACCGGCTCGGGGTGCGTGCCCGCACTGACTTGCGGCAGCTGCTGCGGGTCACCCAGCAGCAGCAGATTGGCTGCGGCCGGTGCTACGGCGATGGTATTGGCGAGGCTGTACTGGCCGGCCTCTTCGACGACGAGCAGATCCAGGCCGCCCGGGGGCACCCGCGCCGCGTTGGCGAAATCCCATGCCGTGCCGCCGATGACGCATCCCTGGTGATCAGAGATGAACGCCGGGTAATCTTTCTCGTCGAGTTCGGTCCAGCACGGATCGTCATTGCGGCCTTTCTTGGCGACGCGCGCCGCATCCACGCTGGCCTTGACGATATCGCGAAAGAGATTCTCCACCACCGCATGTGATTGGGCGACCACGCCGACGCGCCAGCGATGTTCGTTGACGAGCCGGGCGATCACCGCAGCGGCGGTGTAGGTCTTGCCGGTGCCGGGCGGCCCGTGCACGGCCAGGTACGACGAGTCCAGATCCAACAGCGCCGCGGTGATTTGCTCCTCGACGCGTCGGTCATCGTGGGGGATGGGTGCGCCGCTGCGGGTCCGGGGCGGCCGGCGCAGCAACACATCGACGACGCCGGTGGCCGGCAACCGAGGCAGACCCGCAGCGATCTGGGTCGCCGTGGTTTCGATGGATTCACGCAGCGCCGTGGTACGGATCGGCGGCCCCGGCGTCAACGCGAACGGCGTCTGATCGAATACGGTGCCGCCCTTGGGTTCCCGCTCGGTGACCAGCACCTCGGTGGGTGCGGCCGGGTCGTCGCAGTCCAGCACCTGCACCGATCCGAACGCCCTGCGCTGCAGATCATAGAGCGCATACATCTCCCGGCCCAGCTCGCCGTTGGCCAGCATGCCGCGCAGCAGCACCTGCCGTTGCGGTTTGCGGGCCCGGGGCGGGGTGTGCCAGTCGGTGACGACGGTCGCCGTCTCGACGACGAAAACCCCGGTGCTGTCGGCCCATTCGTCGACCGGATGGTTCAGCCGATCGAAATGCCCCCACCAGTACGGCTTGTCTTCACGGCGGTGGTAGCCCCGGGCGGCTGAGGTCATCGCCACCGCCTGCTGCTCGGGGCGGCGTTCGCCGTCGCCGACAAACCGTCTCAGAGTGCGCGCCAACTCGTCCTCGGGCTCGGTTGGGCCCCCGTCGATCACGGGTTGGGGGCCCAGGGGCGGCACGGCCGACTCGATGGCCCGGTTGATCAGCCAGTCACGCAGGTTGCGAGTAGAGACGCAGTCATACCGGTTGTAGTCCTCGATCTCTTTGAGTACGAGCGCTGCGTCGTCGTGGCGCTCATCGGCGCGCAGGGCACAGTACTTTGCGTACTGGGTGATGGAGTCGGTGGCCGTAGTGACGTCCCCGCTGCGCAGCTGCGCTCCCATGTACAGCGGTTCAAGCGATTTCAGGCTGTAGTTCTTCGTTCCGACGCGAATACTCTTGCGCACCAATGGATACAGGTCGACCAGTACGCCGCTGCGGAGCAACTCGTCGACGGCGTCCTCGCCTTCGCCGTAGCGTCCGGCCAGCCGCAGCAGGGCCGTCTTCTCGTAGGCCGCGTAGTGGTAGATGTGCATGTTCGGGTAGCGCTTGCGCCGCTGGCGCACGAGCTTGAGAAAATCGCGCAGCGCCTGGCGTTCCTCGGCGCGGTCGTGTGCCCACAGCGGGTGAAAGTCCTCGGCCTTGGTGCCGAGCACACCGAACATGTATTCCAGACCCCACTGCCTGCCGTCGTCGGTCCACAGCGGGTCGCCCTCGAAGTCGAAGAACAGATCGCCCTTGTCCGGGTCGGGCAGTTGCATGAGCGGCTGGGCATCGATCACCTGGAACGGTGGCTTGCCGTCGACCTGCTCGGCGCGCTGCAACCGCGCCTGCGCGGTCAGATTGGTCAGGATGCGGGGATGCAGACCGGCGACGGGGCCCTCGTGGCGGGCGAGTTCGGCCACCGTGGTGATGCCCGAGTCGATCAGCCGGGCCCGCTGGCTCACCCTCATACCCGCGACCAGCAACAGATCGTCGTGTGCGCTGACCTGCTCGGCGCATTCCGGGCACCGGAAGCACGCCCGGACATTGTCGTCCCAACTGACCGGCCGGCCGGTAGCCAGGTGCTCGTCGAGCAGACGCTGCAGGGCGTCGCGGCGCGGCCGGTACACGCCGAGTAGTTCGTCGACCGGGTAGGACGCGACGGCACTGTCGCCCAGCACCAGCTCGACCTCATCGTCGACCGGCACACCTGCCGCGGTCAACGTCTGGTGATAGGCCGCGAGTTGTAGCAGCGCCTCGACCTTCACGGAGCGGGCCAGTTTGGTGTCGCGCAACTTGTAGCGTTCGCCGGCCCCAGATCCGGTCAACACCAAAAAGTCGGCGAAGCCTGCGAACCGGCCGTCGAACATCGCGGCCTGATAGATCACGGGAGCGCGGCGGCGCACGGCATCGAGGGTCTGTTCGGCGGCGGCAGTCAGCCCCGCAACCGTGTAGGCGGGCCTGCCGATCACCGTCACAGAAGTGTCGAAGCGCAGCTCGTCGAGGTGACGCTGCTCGTGCTCGTCGCCGAGTTGCGCGGTGCGAGCAAGCAATTCGTCGTCACCGGAAGGCGCCGGACCCCACCCGAGCCGGGCGTCGAACGAGCGCAGCAACGCGTATTCGCAACGCGCCGCTGCGGCGAGGTCCGAGGCGCTGTAGATGACCGTCCGACCTTCCCGGCGGTCCTCGGTGACGAACACGTTGTCACTGTAGGTGGGTGCGCCGACAGTCGTGGTGCCGCGAAACAGCGTGGAGAGTTGTTACGCCGCCGGCGAAGCGGCCATGGCTTCACGCTCGCGGCGAGTCCATGCTTCACGCACTCGATTGAGGATGTCGCGCGGACGGTCCTCTTTGATCACGCGAATGTGTAGCCACCTCTGGCGCCGCACCCTCCGTAACCGCTTTTCGTCCCACACATAGCGGCCCCGTTCGGCCTGATGCTGCTCTCCGTCGTACTCCAACCCGATCATCATGTCCTCCCAGCCCATGTCGAGGTAGGCGAACGGGAAGCCGTCGGGCTCGAGCACCGGAATCTGGGTCTGTGGCCGCGGATATCCGGCATCCATCACCAGCAGGCGGAGCCAGGTTTCTTTCGGTGATTGGGCGCCGGCGTCCAGCAGGGCGAGTGCCTCCCGCGCACGGCGTACTCCACGCGCACCCCGATAGTGCTCGACGAGCGGTTGCACGTGTTCAGAGCCCAGACCCGTGGTTCGTGCCAGCGCGTCGAGATGAGCCACCGCTGCCTCCCGTGGCAGATAACGGCCGAGGTCCAGTGCGGTTCGCGGGACGGCGGTGACTGCCATTCCGTTGATCTCGACCACCTCGTGGTCGCAGAGCCGGTCGTTGTGCGTCACGATGCCGCGCGGCGGACGGTTGTTTCGCCAGATGAGTTCGATGGGGGAGTCCCTGTCGACATATTCGGCGCCGTGTAGCGCGGCCGCGGCTCGACCGGTGATCACGGCACGCTGACCCGACCACAGCCAGGCGCCGACTGTATTGGCATAGAGCGATGGCTCGGCCATCCGCGGTTGGTAAATGTCGGGAAATATCGACCGATACGCGGCCCTCAAGCGGCCCCTAGTCAGTTCGCCTCGTGCTACCGCTTCGCTGCCTACGAATATCGTCCCCATGCCGCGATCGTGGTCACGGGATCCGACAAGCCGCGCCAAAATGAAGCCATGGCTGCGCAGGCGTGGCTTAAGCAACCATCAAGGCTATTTCGCGGAGAAAGGGGGAAAGTCCGTACTCAGGTGTTGCCCATCAACTCCACGCCGTTGCCGTTCCACCGGAACTTCACGACGCTGGCCAGCCCATGGAAACCGCCCGAGTACTGCAGGGCGACGGTGTCGCCGGTGCTGGTGGTCTTGTCGATGCCGTTGAACCCGTAGGTGTCGGGGACCCCGGTCGGGATGAACTTGCCGAGGTGGAACAGCACGGCGCGGGTGTTCGGATTGGGCGCGTTGGTGTTGGCCCGCACGATGACGGCCGACAACGGCGCGCATTCGTTGTAGTTGCCGGCCAGCGGCTCAGGGCTCCAGGCCTGATTGCTGCGCGGATCGCGGGGGAGTTCGGATACGGCCCGGGCGATCTCGGGCGCAGCGAGGTTGACCGCGCACGGATCCGGGGCTGCGACCGTCGGCGTCGGCGGTGCTTCAGTCGTGGTCGCCGGGGCGGTTGTCGGGGCCGGATTCGCGGACGGTTCCGGTGTTTTGGAGACGGTGGAATCCCCCGAACCGCATCCCGCCACCACGAGCACAGCCGCCGAGATCATCAAGATCTCTTTCACAGTTGGGCAACCTACCCTGATCGTTGCGGCGGATCGGGCAGGCGCGGCGGCTCGGCCGCCAACTGGCACTAGACTCTGTCCCGATGACCTCGCCAGATTCGGATACCGCAGACACCGCACCGACCTTTGCCGACCTGCAGATTCACCCAGCGGTGCTGCAGGCTGTCGCCGACGTCGGTTACGAGTCGCCTTCGGCGATCCAGGCCGCCACTATTCCACCGATGCTGGCCGGCTCCGACGTCGTCGGCCTGGCGCAGACCGGCACCGGCAAAACCGCGGCCTTCGCCATCCCGATCCTGTCCAAGTTGGACACCTCCAGCAGGGCAACCCAGGCTCTCGTGCTGGCGCCGACGCGTGAGCTGGCACTGCAGGTGGCTGAGGCGTTCGGCCGCTACGGTGCGCATCTGCCCGACGTGAACGTGCTGGCGATCTACGGCGGCTCGTCGTACGGGCCGCAGCTCGCGGGGCTCAAGCGCGGTGCGCAAGTGGTCGTGGGTACCCCGGGCCGGGTGATCGATCACCTGGAGAAAGGCCGGCTGGACCTGTCCCACCTGGACTACCTCGTGCTCGACGAGGCCGACGAGATGCTCCAGATGGGCTTCGCCGAGGATGTCGAACGTATCCTCGCCGACACCCCCGAATACAAGCAGGTCGCGTTGTTCTCGGCGACCATGCCGCCGGCCATCCGCAAGATCACCAGCAAGTACCTGCACGATCCGGTCGAAGTCACGGTCAAGGCGAAAACCGCCACGGCCGAGAACATCTCGCAGCGCTTCATCCAGGTGGCCGGCCCGCGCAAGCTCGATGCGCTCACCCGTGTGCTTGAGGTCGAACCGTTCGACGCGACGATCGTTTTCGTCCGCACCAAGCAGGCCACCGAGGAGGTCGCCGAGCGGCTCAAGGCGCGTGGTTTCTCAGCGGCAGCCATCAACGGCGACATCGCTCAGGCGCAGCGCGAACGCACCATCGCCTCGCTCAAGGACGGCAAGCTCGACATCCTGATCGCGACGGACGTGGCCGCCCGCGGGCTGGACGTGGAGCGCATCAGCCACGTGGTCAACTACGACATCCCGCACGACGTCGAGTCCTACGTGCACCGGATCGGCCGTACCGGGCGGGCCGGGCGTTCGGGTGCGGCACTGCTGTTCGTGACGCCGCGGGAACGGCATCTGCTCAAGTCGATCGAGAAGCACACCCGGTCCAAACTCGTCGAGTCCGAGCTGCCCAGCGTGGACGACGTCAACGCACAGCGGGTCCTGAAGTTCCGCGATTCCATCACCGACGGGCTCAGCGCGCCCGGCATCGAGCTGTTCCGCCGGTTGATCGAGGACTACGAGCGCGACAACAACGTGCCGCTCGCCGATATCGCCGCGGCGCTGGCGCTGCAATCGCGTGACGGTGAGGCGTTCCTGATGGTCGAGCCGCCGCCGGAGACGCGCCGTGAGCGCGCCGACCGGCCGCCGCGTGAGGACGGCCCACCCCGCAAGCGACACGAGACTCGCAGCGATCTTGCGACGTACCGCATCGCGGTGGGTAAGCGGCACAAAGTCGCTCCCGGAGCCATCGTCGGCGCCATCGCCAA encodes:
- a CDS encoding multidrug effflux MFS transporter codes for the protein MASSPHVDETTASQFDHSSRPPGRTRMILVLGALVALGPLTIDMYLPALPKIADELTVSSSVAQLTLTGTLAGLALGQLIVGPLSDSLGRRRPLMAGIVLHMAASLLCVVAPNVTTLGLARSLQGMGAAAASVVAVAVVGDLYTGSAAATVMSRLMLVLGVAPVLAPSLGAAVLLKGSWHWVFVALVVLAGALLLMAALALPETLPAAHRRPLHVRSILGTYAELLRDSRFVILVLVAALGMSGLFAYISAAPFVLQGRYGLDQQAFALVFAAGAVALIGSTQFNVVLLRRFTPVAITVSALSAASVAGLLFIGLAVGQIGGLAGFLLPVLAILAAMGLVIPNAPAVALSRHPDAAGTAAALLGAAQFGLGAAVAPVVGALGNGALALSVVMTAGVVIALSALLLVGARREDTAVGIVPAAVVEPA
- a CDS encoding MFS transporter — translated: MFETLNARFTGHPASHNPWNALWAMMVGFFMILLDATIVAVANPTIMQRLGADYDGVIWVTSAYLLAYAVPLLVSGRLGDVYGPKNLYLAGLAVFTVASLWCGLAGSIGMLIAARVVQGIGAALLTPQTLSTITRIFPPERRGVAMSVWGATAGVATLVGPLAGGILVGGLGWQWIFFVNVPIGIIGFGLAVWLVPVLPTTPHRFDLLGVALSGIGMFLVVFALQEGHSHHWAPWVWGTLAAGVVVMAGFVYWQWVNTAEPLIPLHIFTDRDFSLANVGVATIGFAVTAMILPLMFYAQSVCGLSPTESALLTAPTAIASGSLAPLVGRIVDRSHPRPVVGFGFAAMAIGLTWLSIEMTPTTPIWRLVLPQVLMGVGMAFIWSPLAATATRDLSPRLAGAGSGVYNATRQVGSVLGSAGIAAFMTWEIARQMPGPAPVVPRAETAATVLPGFLHEPFATAMAQSMLLPAFVALFGVVAALFLRGSGEVAGAADDYAEDDADTDDGGDEPTDVLRVVGPANHYLPGYPDDDEYIEYTVAWEEPAPDPVTEPLPVPVVRPVDPLTSSVPPAAVPEADDPWQAILDQLMADMPANSSDELIGHAHNGFHVDSGQHFRRMEPPGGAHRRVNGNDYGGDPDDNRSYGRHSRPGD
- a CDS encoding TM0106 family RecB-like putative nuclease codes for the protein MFVTEDRREGRTVIYSASDLAAAARCEYALLRSFDARLGWGPAPSGDDELLARTAQLGDEHEQRHLDELRFDTSVTVIGRPAYTVAGLTAAAEQTLDAVRRRAPVIYQAAMFDGRFAGFADFLVLTGSGAGERYKLRDTKLARSVKVEALLQLAAYHQTLTAAGVPVDDEVELVLGDSAVASYPVDELLGVYRPRRDALQRLLDEHLATGRPVSWDDNVRACFRCPECAEQVSAHDDLLLVAGMRVSQRARLIDSGITTVAELARHEGPVAGLHPRILTNLTAQARLQRAEQVDGKPPFQVIDAQPLMQLPDPDKGDLFFDFEGDPLWTDDGRQWGLEYMFGVLGTKAEDFHPLWAHDRAEERQALRDFLKLVRQRRKRYPNMHIYHYAAYEKTALLRLAGRYGEGEDAVDELLRSGVLVDLYPLVRKSIRVGTKNYSLKSLEPLYMGAQLRSGDVTTATDSITQYAKYCALRADERHDDAALVLKEIEDYNRYDCVSTRNLRDWLINRAIESAVPPLGPQPVIDGGPTEPEDELARTLRRFVGDGERRPEQQAVAMTSAARGYHRREDKPYWWGHFDRLNHPVDEWADSTGVFVVETATVVTDWHTPPRARKPQRQVLLRGMLANGELGREMYALYDLQRRAFGSVQVLDCDDPAAPTEVLVTEREPKGGTVFDQTPFALTPGPPIRTTALRESIETTATQIAAGLPRLPATGVVDVLLRRPPRTRSGAPIPHDDRRVEEQITAALLDLDSSYLAVHGPPGTGKTYTAAAVIARLVNEHRWRVGVVAQSHAVVENLFRDIVKASVDAARVAKKGRNDDPCWTELDEKDYPAFISDHQGCVIGGTAWDFANAARVPPGGLDLLVVEEAGQYSLANTIAVAPAAANLLLLGDPQQLPQVSAGTHPEPVDTSALGWLVGDHHTLPTELGYFLDRSYRMHPTVCAAVSRLSYAGRLYSVDTMTGARRLDGCEPGVRLLTIEHDGNATDSPEEAGAIVTEVGRLLGSTWTDENGSGPLTQEQVLVVTPYNAQVVMLRRQLDAAGLTEVRAGTVDKFQGQQAPVVFISMVASSIDDVPRGISFLLNRNRLNVAVSRAKYTAVIVRSAALTDYLPATPAGIVELGAFLALGER
- a CDS encoding LppP/LprE family lipoprotein, which codes for MISAAVLVVAGCGSGDSTVSKTPEPSANPAPTTAPATTTEAPPTPTVAAPDPCAVNLAAPEIARAVSELPRDPRSNQAWSPEPLAGNYNECAPLSAVIVRANTNAPNPNTRAVLFHLGKFIPTGVPDTYGFNGIDKTTSTGDTVALQYSGGFHGLASVVKFRWNGNGVELMGNT
- a CDS encoding DEAD/DEAH box helicase → MTSPDSDTADTAPTFADLQIHPAVLQAVADVGYESPSAIQAATIPPMLAGSDVVGLAQTGTGKTAAFAIPILSKLDTSSRATQALVLAPTRELALQVAEAFGRYGAHLPDVNVLAIYGGSSYGPQLAGLKRGAQVVVGTPGRVIDHLEKGRLDLSHLDYLVLDEADEMLQMGFAEDVERILADTPEYKQVALFSATMPPAIRKITSKYLHDPVEVTVKAKTATAENISQRFIQVAGPRKLDALTRVLEVEPFDATIVFVRTKQATEEVAERLKARGFSAAAINGDIAQAQRERTIASLKDGKLDILIATDVAARGLDVERISHVVNYDIPHDVESYVHRIGRTGRAGRSGAALLFVTPRERHLLKSIEKHTRSKLVESELPSVDDVNAQRVLKFRDSITDGLSAPGIELFRRLIEDYERDNNVPLADIAAALALQSRDGEAFLMVEPPPETRRERADRPPREDGPPRKRHETRSDLATYRIAVGKRHKVAPGAIVGAIANEGGLHRSDFGHISIRVDHSLVELPAKLPHSVFKALENTRIQGVLIDLQPDRPQRRDRDRQGGASRPHRKAK